Proteins encoded by one window of Salvia splendens isolate huo1 chromosome 14, SspV2, whole genome shotgun sequence:
- the LOC121765107 gene encoding (S)-8-oxocitronellyl enol synthase CYC2-like yields the protein MAAKATSNVAIIFGVTGLVGKELATTLLLHGWKVYGVARRPDVSMATITAHWRYHFVSCDLLDSHEARDKLSLINDVTHIFWVTWASMFSLDSPECYEQNRAMMANALVAMLPKAGRLRHFSLQTGVKHYISLQGLLGGEVGCYNEESPRVNIGHNFYYGLEDLLQEMLPLYKVDWSIHRPGFIIGSSRRAYYNLMGTICVYGTICKYLNLPFVFGGTKMCWEEMCIDASDTRLVADQHLFAATRHEQGTGGSAYNAINGEYYTWKEIWPGIGAKLGIETPEKCTFSGDFVYSLAMEGMEGVWKEIVAKEGLVETEMSELANWDFLDQMFRCTFKMLCSRSKIDLIGFKSRYHVLDSMVYWIDVMREDKLIP from the coding sequence atggcTGCCAAAGCTACTTCAAATGTAGCAATCATCTTTGGGGTCACAGGGCTGGTGGGGAAGGAGCTAGCAACTACTCTGCTTTTGCATGGCTGGAAGGTGTATGGAGTCGCCCGTCGACCCGACGTCTCGATGGCCACCATCACCGCCCATTGGAGATACCACTTCGTGTCGTGCGACCTCTTAGACTCTCACGAGGCTCGAGACAAATTGTCTCTAATAAATGATGTGACCCACATTTTCTGGGTCACGTGGGCTAGCATGTTCTCTCTGGATAGCCCTGAGTGCTATGAGCAGAATAGGGCGATGATGGCTAATGCCCTCGTCGCCATGCTCCCAAAGGCGGGGCGCCTTAGGCACTTTTCGCTCCAGACGGGGGTGAAACATTACATCTCACTACAAGGGTTATTGGGAGGAGAAGTTGGTTGCTACAATGAGGAATCACCAAGGGTGAATATAGGCCATAATTTTTATTATGGGCTTGAGGATTTGTTGCAAGAAATGTTGCCCTTGTATAAAGTGGATTGGTCTATTCATAGGCCAGGGTTCATTATTGGTAGCTCTAGAAGAGCTTACTATAATTTAATGGGTACAATTTGTGTTTATGGGACTATATGTAAGTATCTGAACCTTCCATTTGTGTTTGGAGGCACCAAGATGTGTTGGGAGGAGATGTGCATCGATGCCTCCGACACCCGACTCGTGGCGGATCAGCACCTGTTCGCTGCTACCCGCCACGAGCAAGGCACGGGGGGCTCAGCTTATAACGCGATAAACGGTGAATACTATACTTGGAAGGAAATCTGGCCAGGTATCGGGGCAAAGCTAGGGATTGAAACTCCCGAAAAGTGCACGTTTTCGGGAGATTTCGTGTATTCCCTAGCTATGGAGGGTATGGAGGGCGTTTGGAAGGAAATTGTTGCAAAAGAGGGGCTTGTGGAGACTGAGATGAGTGAATTGGCAAATTGGGATTTCTTGGATCAGATGTTTCGATGCACATTCAAGATGTTGTGCAGCCGCAGCAAGATTGATTTGATTGGTTTCAAGAGCAGGTACCATGTTTTGGATTCTATGGTTTATTGGATTGATGTGATGAGGGAAGATAAGTTGATTCCATGA